The following proteins come from a genomic window of Flavobacteriales bacterium:
- a CDS encoding T9SS type A sorting domain-containing protein, which yields MAWWSPRSFGQNGSGNDLALDAEGKAVLVGFSGQGAPNANDFVVLRYHTGIGVGIPESDGGPYSISVVPNPASDQFRVSGRASDLLRVTDMTGRTVLVRTLGADQQLIDASGWAPGTYVILLERKGRILRERLVVQ from the coding sequence GTGGCATGGTGGTCACCACGCTCCTTCGGGCAGAACGGATCCGGCAATGACCTCGCGCTGGATGCAGAGGGCAAGGCGGTGCTGGTAGGCTTCTCGGGCCAGGGCGCTCCGAATGCCAACGATTTCGTGGTGCTGCGCTACCACACGGGCATCGGTGTGGGTATTCCAGAATCCGATGGAGGACCGTACTCGATTTCCGTGGTGCCCAACCCGGCCAGCGACCAGTTTCGCGTGAGCGGCCGAGCGAGCGATCTATTGCGCGTGACGGACATGACCGGCCGCACGGTGCTGGTGCGTACCCTCGGTGCCGATCAGCAATTGATCGACGCGAGCGGTTGGGCGCCTGGCACGTACGTGATCTTGCTGGAGCGCAAGGGGAGGATCCTGCGCGAAAGGTTGGTGGTGCAGTAG
- a CDS encoding T9SS type A sorting domain-containing protein — MRPLLLILCGALAGEAFGQRAVPASGGDAGGGGGSISYSVGQVDFTSMNSAGGTVSQGVQQAYEYLVLRVVDPQAPDQAVSVSPNPARDGITVESGHTVDGHSRYELLGADGSMLRTGRLAGSRTFIPMLDLPSAGYLLRIIRSNDGQNTFKILKQ; from the coding sequence ATGAGACCACTCCTATTGATCCTCTGCGGCGCACTGGCTGGTGAAGCGTTTGGCCAACGAGCCGTGCCCGCCTCTGGCGGTGATGCGGGCGGCGGCGGAGGCTCCATCAGTTACTCGGTCGGTCAGGTTGATTTCACCTCCATGAACAGCGCGGGCGGCACGGTGAGCCAGGGCGTGCAGCAAGCGTATGAGTACCTGGTGCTCCGCGTGGTGGATCCGCAAGCCCCGGATCAAGCGGTTTCCGTCTCGCCCAATCCGGCCCGTGATGGCATCACGGTGGAATCGGGCCATACAGTGGATGGCCATTCACGCTATGAGCTGCTCGGCGCCGACGGCTCCATGCTGCGCACAGGCCGATTGGCCGGATCGCGGACCTTCATCCCCATGCTCGATCTGCCATCTGCGGGCTACCTGCTCCGCATCATCCGCAGCAACGACGGACAGAACACCTTCAAGATCCTGAAGCAATGA
- a CDS encoding C1 family peptidase, producing MRRINSERIGATAALLCALSAASAQAPAFGLPLPNDSTYLQTMIEYGFNIPKGKKLPKRVDIRQHFVQPGNQGPYASCTAWSIGYGIMTYQENKAKGITPDQSKKPAAKDVLSPGFLFTMVKNYAAPDKTKDACYSGVAIAATFTIASRWGNVPASVYGYQGALKGCRDSPSESVMDSALFRKLRTPVKLFHPCPGCPPYHEGPFNPMQWQYHLSRGEPLLIGIYIDDTFFQRGDSAFRAGSKHFVWDRPDAGDGGGHALVCCGYNAADSTFLFYNSFGPKWGNDGYCWINYRTLYKQTQEAYVFNGAYDEEIKPRVLKVEKPRAATSTSASGKLAEGRCFGIGGLYAELAEHHGETGCALVRLLDPTTREVRATLNVHEEVPRSIVIDGQLWTIRFTETSKVSRLFRDNARLTLEVDPAGDESLKQRISRHIDLFRDR from the coding sequence ATGCGCCGGATCAACTCAGAACGTATTGGTGCAACCGCCGCACTGCTCTGCGCGCTGAGCGCAGCAAGCGCCCAAGCGCCGGCTTTCGGCCTCCCGTTGCCGAACGACAGCACGTACCTGCAGACCATGATCGAGTATGGCTTCAACATCCCCAAAGGGAAGAAGCTGCCCAAGCGCGTGGACATCCGCCAGCATTTCGTGCAGCCCGGCAATCAGGGCCCGTACGCCTCCTGCACCGCGTGGTCCATCGGGTACGGGATCATGACCTACCAGGAGAACAAGGCGAAGGGCATCACCCCGGACCAATCGAAGAAGCCCGCAGCGAAAGACGTGCTCAGCCCCGGCTTCCTCTTCACCATGGTGAAGAATTACGCGGCCCCCGACAAGACGAAGGACGCGTGCTACTCCGGTGTGGCCATCGCGGCCACCTTCACCATCGCGAGCCGCTGGGGCAATGTGCCCGCGAGCGTGTACGGTTATCAGGGCGCGCTGAAAGGCTGCCGCGACAGCCCGAGCGAGAGCGTGATGGACAGCGCGCTCTTCCGCAAGCTGCGCACGCCGGTGAAGCTGTTCCATCCCTGTCCGGGCTGCCCGCCGTACCACGAAGGGCCCTTCAATCCGATGCAGTGGCAATACCATCTCTCCCGCGGCGAACCGCTGCTCATCGGCATCTATATCGACGATACGTTCTTCCAGCGCGGCGATTCGGCCTTCCGCGCCGGGAGCAAGCATTTCGTGTGGGACCGGCCCGATGCCGGCGATGGCGGCGGGCACGCCCTGGTGTGCTGCGGCTACAACGCGGCAGACAGCACCTTCCTCTTCTACAACTCCTTCGGCCCCAAATGGGGCAACGACGGCTACTGCTGGATCAACTACCGCACGCTGTACAAGCAGACACAGGAGGCCTACGTATTCAATGGCGCTTACGACGAGGAGATCAAGCCGCGCGTGCTCAAGGTCGAGAAGCCCCGAGCTGCAACCTCCACCTCCGCTTCCGGCAAACTGGCCGAGGGACGGTGCTTCGGCATCGGAGGCCTGTATGCGGAGCTCGCCGAGCACCACGGAGAGACCGGCTGCGCCCTGGTCCGCCTCCTGGACCCTACGACCCGCGAGGTGCGCGCGACCCTGAACGTGCATGAGGAAGTGCCGCGCTCGATCGTGATAGACGGCCAGCTTTGGACCATCCGGTTCACGGAGACCTCGAAGGTCTCGAGGCTCTTCCGGGACAATGCGCGGCTCACCTTGGAGGTGGATCCGGCAGGTGATGAATCGCTGAAGCAGCGGATCAGCCGCCACATCGACCTGTTCCGGGACCGCTGA